The Amaranthus tricolor cultivar Red isolate AtriRed21 chromosome 6, ASM2621246v1, whole genome shotgun sequence genome has a segment encoding these proteins:
- the LOC130815038 gene encoding EIN3-binding F-box protein 2-like, with protein sequence MSSLLNYKGNGSLYSERSFSMEAPSCKRARIDAPFLLWGHESEQQKGSSLDVLPQECLFEIFRRLPGQARSNSACVSKQWLSLLSSIRRAEMCDRDALAVSEGEEMDGCLSRTVEGKKANDIRLAAIAVGTAARGGLGKLSIRGTQGATVTNVGLSAIARGCPSLKSLSLWSVPTIGDEGLIEVANECPMLEKVDLFHCPSITNKGLTAIAERCPNLTTLSIESCHNIGNDSILAIAQGCPKLESILIKDCPFVGDQGLASLLSSSSSVLAKVKLQNLNISDFSLAVIGHYGKSITNLTLSGLRNVSEKGFWVMGSAQGLEALVSLSISSCLGVTDKGLEAIGNGCSTLKQISLRNCCFMSNDGLLALSRSAESLESMHLEDCNRITVSGVVSALSNCSFKFRSLALVKCMGLKDMPFYDSVIYPCLSLRCLSIKNCPAFGSASLDILGKMCPNLRQVDLSGLYGITDDGIFSVLESSVAGLVKLNLSGCINLSDESVVAIARRHGETIKVLNLDGCRKISDVSVSTIACSCPLLSELHVSNSAVTDLGIAALSCSQQLNLQILSISGCARISNKSLPFLINLVKSLVGLNLQYCNALSSSSVDMLMGNLWRCDILC encoded by the exons ATGTCCAGTCTTCTTAACTACAAAG GGAATGGCTCGCTGTACAGTGAGAGATCATTCTCAATGGAAGCTCCTTCGTGCAAACGTGCACGAATCGATGCCCCATTTTTACTCTGGGGTCATGAATCTGAGCAGCAAAAGGGTTCATCCCTTGATGTTCTTCCTCAGGAATGCCTCTTTGAGATCTTTAGGCGCTTGCCTGGCCAAGCAAGGAGCAACAGTGCTTGTGTCTCAAAGCAATGGCTTTCTCTTTTGAGCAGCATCCGCAGGGCTGAAATGTGTGATAGGGACGCACTAGCAGTATCTGAAGGTGAAGAAATGGATGGTTGTCTTTCGAGGACCGTTGAAGGGAAGAAAGCTAATGATATTAGACTTGCTGCTATTGCTGTTGGAACTGCTGCTCGAGGTGGACTCGGAAAGCTTTCTATCCGAGGCACTCAAGGTGCGACTGTCACTAATGTCGGTCTCTCAGCTATCGCTCGTGGGTGTCCATCTCTCAAATCTCTGTCTTTGTGGAGTGTCCCTACTATTGGGGATGAAGGGCTTATTGAGGTAGCTAATGAATGCCCCATGTTGGAGAAGGTTGATCTCTTCCATTGTCCATCTATTACCAACAAGGGTTTAACTGCTATTGCTGAACGTTGCCCGAATTTGACAACTTTGTCAATCGAATCATGCCATAACATCGGCAATGACAGTATCCTAGCGATTGCTCAGGGCTGCCCTAAACTTGAATCGATTTTGATTAAGGACTGCCCTTTTGTTGGGGATCAAGGGCTTGCAAGTTTATTATCATCATCCTCTTCAGTGTTGGCCAAAGTAAAGCTTCAGAACTTGAACATCTCGGATTTCTCGCTTGCTGTCATTGGCCACTATGGGAAATCTATCACCAACCTCACCTTGAGCGGCCTAAGGAATGTGAGCGAAAAAGGGTTTTGGGTAATGGGTAGTGCTCAAGGTTTAGAGGCTTTAGTCTCCTTGTCGATTTCTTCATGCTTGGGAGTAACAGATAAGGGTCTTGAAGCTATTGGCAACGGCTGCTCTACCCTTAAACAGATTTCCCTACGCAATTGTTGCTTCATGTCGAATGATGGATTATTGGCATTATCAAGATCAGCAGAGTCTCTCGAGAGCATGCATTTGGAGGATTGCAATAGAATTACTGTATCCGGAGTTGTCTCCGCCCTCTCCAATTGCAGTTTTAAGTTCAGATCTCTTGCCCTTGTGAAGTGCATGGGTCTTAAGGATATGCCGTTCTATGATTCAGTCATATACCCTTGCTTATCCCTTCGATGCCTTTCCATCAAAAACTGTCCTGCCTTTGGCAGTGCTAGCTTGGATATCTTGGGTAAGATGTGCCCCAATCTAAGGCAGGTAGACTTAAGTGGCCTGTATGGGATTACAGACGACGGTATTTTCTCTGTTCTTGAAAGCTCGGTAGCAGGTCTCGTCAAGTTGAACCTCAGTGGCTGCATAAACTTGTCCGATGAATCTGTTGTTGCTATTGCTAGACGCCATGGAGAGACCATCAAAGTTCTGAATCTCGATGGGTGCAGGAAGATTTCTGATGTGAGCGTGTCTACCATAGCCTGCAGCTGCCCGTTGCTCAGTGAACTCCATGTCTCGAATTCTGCCGTCACAGATTTAGGCATTGCTGCTTTATCTTGCTCGCAACAATTAAACCTGCAAATCCTTTCCATATCTGGGTGTGCTCGGATATCAAACAAAAGTTTACCGTTCCTTATTAACTTGGTGAAAAGCCTGGTTGGTTTGAACCTTCAATACTGCAATGCACTTAGCAGTAGCAGTGTTGATATGCTGATGGGCAATCTTTGGAGATGTGATATTCTTTGCTGA